From Candidatus Methylomirabilis limnetica, a single genomic window includes:
- the amoC gene encoding bacterial ammonia monooxygenase, subunit AmoC — MAQYKTEAVSGKSAESVEKMFGWGTWWKCMIPISIFYVMIRIYQQYFSWSKGLDFFSEDFRVYWWNMLIGELIIEAAVLTFTLGYIWKTRDRNLDRITPEEELRRFWGLGMWIATYAWAVYWGASFFTEQDGTWHQTVIRDTDFTPSHIIEFYLSYPIYIIIGINSYMWARTRIPMFSKGHSLPFMLTVGGPAMIFVNVALNEWGHTFWIMEELFVAPLHWGFVTLGWCLFGVYGIALTITPRVFELIKICSGNKSTA; from the coding sequence ATGGCACAGTATAAGACTGAAGCGGTATCGGGTAAAAGTGCCGAGTCAGTAGAGAAGATGTTCGGCTGGGGTACCTGGTGGAAATGCATGATACCTATCAGCATCTTCTACGTCATGATTCGGATCTACCAGCAGTACTTCTCGTGGTCGAAAGGCCTCGACTTCTTTTCTGAGGACTTTCGGGTCTATTGGTGGAACATGCTCATCGGTGAGTTGATCATCGAGGCGGCGGTACTGACCTTCACCTTGGGCTACATCTGGAAGACCCGCGACCGGAATCTGGATCGAATCACGCCGGAGGAGGAACTCAGGCGGTTCTGGGGTCTCGGAATGTGGATCGCGACGTACGCCTGGGCCGTCTATTGGGGTGCCAGCTTCTTTACCGAGCAGGACGGGACGTGGCACCAGACGGTGATCCGCGATACGGACTTTACGCCGAGCCACATCATCGAGTTCTATCTCAGCTACCCGATCTACATCATTATCGGGATTAACTCCTACATGTGGGCCAGGACCCGTATCCCCATGTTTTCCAAGGGGCACTCCCTGCCCTTCATGCTGACGGTCGGCGGTCCTGCGATGATCTTTGTGAATGTGGCGCTGAACGAGTGGGGCCACACCTTCTGGATCATGGAGGAGTTGTTTGTGGCACCGCTCCATTGGGGCTTTGTCACGCTCGGCTGGTGCCTTTTTGGGGTATATGGCATAGCGCTGACAATTACTCCGCGGGTCTTTGAGTTGATCAAGATCTGCAGCGGTAACAAGTCTACTGCGTGA
- the amoA gene encoding bacterial ammonia monooxygenase, subunit AmoA, producing MALLTQQQALSLERKFDIIVIIAAFTGTVAGYHIHQMLTVGDWDFWLDWKDRRWWVTLTPILLITFPAATQYFMWEKMRLPIGATFCVMTLHFGQWMNRVFNFYMWAWFPVNFVTPSLMIPSAIFLDVTLMMTGSYMFTALFGGMGWSLLFYPANWTWLAPFHLAVKHPSGPLMSIADLMGMEYVRSATPEYIRIIERGTLRTFGRDVTPVSSFFAGFISGIVYLWWVWMGKVISRPVFLSRT from the coding sequence ATGGCGCTCTTGACACAACAGCAAGCCCTGAGCCTGGAGCGGAAATTCGATATTATCGTAATAATTGCTGCGTTCACGGGCACGGTCGCGGGGTATCATATTCACCAGATGCTGACCGTCGGCGACTGGGACTTTTGGCTGGACTGGAAGGATCGGCGTTGGTGGGTCACGTTGACGCCGATCCTGTTGATCACCTTTCCCGCGGCAACGCAATATTTCATGTGGGAGAAGATGCGTCTTCCGATCGGCGCCACATTTTGCGTGATGACGCTTCACTTCGGGCAATGGATGAATCGGGTCTTTAACTTCTACATGTGGGCCTGGTTCCCGGTTAACTTTGTCACTCCGAGTCTTATGATACCCAGCGCGATCTTTCTGGACGTGACGCTGATGATGACAGGAAGCTACATGTTCACGGCGTTGTTCGGCGGTATGGGGTGGTCCCTGTTATTCTATCCGGCGAACTGGACTTGGCTCGCCCCGTTTCACTTGGCAGTGAAGCATCCAAGCGGGCCGCTCATGTCGATTGCCGATCTGATGGGGATGGAGTATGTTAGGTCTGCCACGCCTGAATACATCAGGATCATTGAGCGTGGGACGCTACGGACATTCGGAAGGGATGTCACGCCAGTCTCCTCTTTCTTCGCTGGGTTCATCAGCGGGATAGTATACCTCTGGTGGGTTTGGATGGGGAAGGTGATCAGCAGGCCGGTATTCCTCTCGCGTACGTAG
- the amoB gene encoding bacterial ammonia monooxygenase, subunit AmoB: MRIGRAALSAIVLGAIAVSAGTVWAHGERSQEPFLRMRTITFYDTEWSKSKVKPGETMDLTGKFHTFSEWPQAVNTPESIFLHFSVPGPSMLKKEAWMNGMPVINATSTILGGDYDYRMVLMGRVTGTYHVHPMVNIAGGGPLVGGGQFVTVDGDWTGFQNNVATIDGSTVNMENHGLGRIIGWWGFWVVIGLFWLLYWIKRPFLRRVFQVGVVPEEQLVSSGDKTVAVVLMVATVLIVSIGYVTTNSAYPITIPLQAGRMDTPELAPTTAFTPYAHATIKARPITAIYTVPGRSLGMLVEIKNGSNRPQQLGGFITANLQFREPSMFPDSRLKVKVEPNGPIAPGQTVQLTIDATDAEWEYQRLAELIYDSDSRYGGLLEFFDADKNRQIVEVGGPVIPSFEGGATAMTGGGKWRPTTQYK, encoded by the coding sequence ATGAGGATCGGACGAGCGGCGTTGTCGGCGATCGTGCTTGGAGCGATCGCCGTGTCCGCGGGAACGGTATGGGCCCATGGCGAGCGGTCGCAGGAGCCGTTTCTGCGGATGCGCACGATAACGTTTTACGATACTGAGTGGTCGAAATCGAAGGTGAAGCCCGGCGAGACGATGGATCTGACGGGGAAATTCCATACGTTCAGTGAATGGCCGCAGGCCGTCAATACCCCAGAGTCGATCTTTCTCCACTTCTCGGTACCAGGGCCATCAATGCTTAAGAAAGAGGCGTGGATGAATGGCATGCCCGTCATCAACGCTACCAGTACGATTCTTGGCGGAGACTATGATTATAGAATGGTCCTTATGGGGCGGGTCACCGGGACTTATCATGTTCACCCGATGGTAAATATTGCGGGTGGAGGGCCCCTGGTCGGTGGAGGCCAATTTGTCACTGTCGATGGCGATTGGACTGGCTTTCAAAATAACGTCGCGACCATCGATGGCTCGACAGTGAACATGGAAAACCACGGGCTGGGAAGGATCATCGGCTGGTGGGGTTTTTGGGTCGTCATAGGTCTGTTCTGGCTGTTGTATTGGATAAAGAGACCATTTTTGCGGCGTGTCTTCCAGGTTGGGGTTGTGCCTGAGGAGCAGCTTGTGAGCTCAGGCGATAAAACGGTGGCGGTCGTTCTCATGGTCGCGACAGTCCTCATCGTGTCCATTGGCTACGTCACGACCAACAGCGCCTATCCCATCACGATTCCGCTGCAGGCCGGTAGGATGGATACTCCTGAACTAGCGCCCACCACGGCGTTTACGCCGTACGCCCATGCCACCATAAAGGCTAGGCCGATAACCGCGATCTATACAGTGCCTGGGCGTTCTCTTGGGATGCTGGTAGAGATCAAGAACGGTTCGAACAGGCCTCAGCAGTTGGGGGGATTCATCACGGCCAACCTGCAGTTCAGGGAGCCCAGCATGTTCCCAGACTCGCGGCTCAAGGTCAAGGTGGAGCCTAACGGCCCCATCGCTCCTGGCCAGACAGTACAGCTAACGATTGATGCTACTGACGCGGAATGGGAGTACCAGAGGTTGGCCGAGTTGATCTATGACTCAGATAGCCGGTACGGCGGACTCCTTGAGTTCTTTGATGCAGACAAGAACCGGCAAATTGTCGAGGTCGGCGGTCCTGTGATCCCGTCCTTTGAGGGCGGTGCCACTGCCATGACAGGCGGCGGCAAATGGCGACCAACTACGCAGTACAAATAA